Proteins from a single region of Amycolatopsis sp. CA-230715:
- a CDS encoding acyl-CoA thioesterase produces MNRYFEWRHVVSFEDTNLVGNAYFARYVSWQGSCREMFLHTVYPGIVDELRDGLKIFTLGVECEYLNELTAFDEIALRLGLEKLTQTQIAFAFDYVRLSGGAEELIARGRQQVACMRVEDGAPVPVRVPGPLRTALERLQAAPPGTVLTPT; encoded by the coding sequence ATGAACCGGTACTTCGAATGGCGGCACGTGGTGTCGTTCGAGGACACGAACCTGGTCGGCAACGCCTACTTCGCGCGGTACGTGAGCTGGCAGGGCAGCTGCCGGGAAATGTTCCTGCACACCGTGTACCCCGGAATCGTCGACGAACTGCGGGACGGGCTGAAGATCTTCACGCTCGGCGTCGAATGCGAGTACCTGAACGAACTCACCGCGTTCGACGAGATCGCGCTCCGGCTCGGCCTGGAAAAGCTGACGCAGACGCAGATCGCGTTCGCCTTCGACTACGTGCGGCTCTCCGGGGGAGCGGAGGAACTGATCGCGCGCGGCCGCCAGCAGGTCGCCTGCATGCGCGTGGAAGACGGCGCGCCGGTACCGGTACGGGTACCCGGCCCGCTGCGAACGGCACTGGAACGGCTGCAGGCCGCGCCACCCGGCACCGTGCTCACCCCTACGTGA
- a CDS encoding cytochrome P450 — protein MTTTERAPGPALPFGIRRFRDQAAHLMLRMAREHGDVTRFRVGPELMHQVAGPEAIREVLHDNENYRRGRVYEGFELFFGKGLLTTDGEQWRTLRRTGQPMFRANFLHPNAPVITAAVDGLMRRWEGLAARGAPVDIVPEVMRLAFDVVTRVLCDHDLSHRADEVIPAIVHVLSAMFPGSAEQLLPAWLPGRHRRRLRATQAVLDAAVGELLAEHHRGALPADRMVGRLVAAIDRNGNGLTRGQILDELKTHLLAGHETTGCGLAWTLHEIAAHPEVGDRLRAEVTAVLSGRDARELTTSDLAALPYLRQVVAESLRLHPPIPMFPRQPIRDVRVGGYRIPARSTVFVSPLTVHHDPRHWPDPEAFDPGRFDPDGPGPARYTYFPFGGGQRRCIGAPLAELEIQLAVAMITTRFRLRPRQGHPVDPHSLISLRPRSGLPMTISDTVGAR, from the coding sequence ATGACCACCACTGAGCGTGCACCGGGTCCCGCGCTGCCGTTCGGCATCCGCCGGTTCCGCGACCAGGCCGCGCATCTCATGCTGCGGATGGCGCGGGAGCACGGCGACGTGACGCGGTTCCGGGTCGGCCCGGAGCTGATGCACCAGGTCGCCGGGCCGGAGGCGATCCGGGAAGTGTTGCACGACAACGAGAACTACCGCAGGGGGCGCGTCTACGAAGGCTTCGAACTGTTCTTCGGCAAGGGCCTGCTCACCACCGACGGCGAACAGTGGCGGACCCTGCGGCGCACCGGGCAGCCGATGTTCCGCGCGAATTTCCTGCACCCCAACGCCCCGGTCATCACCGCCGCCGTCGACGGCCTGATGCGCCGCTGGGAAGGGCTCGCCGCGCGCGGTGCGCCGGTCGACATCGTCCCCGAGGTGATGCGGCTGGCCTTCGACGTGGTCACCAGGGTGCTGTGCGACCACGACCTGAGCCACCGCGCGGACGAGGTGATCCCGGCGATCGTGCACGTGCTCTCCGCGATGTTCCCCGGCAGCGCCGAGCAGCTGCTGCCCGCATGGCTGCCGGGACGGCACCGGCGCAGGCTGCGCGCCACCCAGGCGGTGCTCGACGCGGCGGTGGGCGAGCTGCTCGCCGAGCACCACCGCGGCGCGCTGCCCGCGGACCGCATGGTGGGCAGGCTCGTCGCCGCCATCGACCGGAACGGGAACGGGTTGACCCGCGGCCAGATCCTCGACGAGCTGAAGACCCACCTGCTGGCCGGGCACGAGACCACCGGGTGCGGGCTGGCGTGGACGCTCCACGAGATCGCCGCGCACCCCGAGGTGGGCGACCGGCTCCGCGCCGAAGTGACCGCGGTGCTGTCCGGGCGCGACGCGCGCGAACTCACCACCTCGGATCTCGCCGCGCTGCCCTACCTGCGGCAGGTGGTCGCCGAATCGCTGCGGTTGCACCCGCCGATCCCGATGTTCCCCCGGCAGCCGATCCGGGACGTGCGCGTCGGCGGGTACCGGATTCCCGCGCGCAGCACGGTTTTCGTCTCCCCGCTCACCGTGCACCACGATCCTCGGCACTGGCCGGACCCGGAGGCCTTCGACCCCGGCCGGTTCGATCCGGACGGGCCGGGGCCCGCCCGCTACACCTACTTCCCGTTCGGCGGCGGCCAGCGGCGGTGCATCGGCGCCCCGCTCGCCGAGCTCGAAATCCAGCTCGCGGTCGCGATGATCACCACGCGGTTCCGGCTCCGGCCACGGCAGGGGCACCCGGTCGACCCGCATTCGCTGATCTCGCTGCGGCCGCGATCCGGGTTGCCGATGACGATCTCCGACACCGTGGGGGCACGATGA
- a CDS encoding type I polyketide synthase, with translation MTDRKPGRIAVVGMACRYPDAASPDELWQNVLAGRRAFRLLPDGRTPLADYYSPDRDAPDRFYSPYAALLEGYEFDRVGYRIAGSTYRSTDLTHWLALDMAARALADAGFPDGDGLPRENTAVIVGNTLTGEFSRASLLRLRWPYVRRTVVRALRESSLVDTGVDEFLDGLESAYKAPFPPVGADTLAGGLANTIAGRICNYFDLGGGGYTVDGACSSSLLSVAHACTALTAGDAEVAVAGGVDLSIDPFELVGFAKTGALAAGEMRVYDRRSAGFWPGEGCGMLVLTTEEAALARGQRVYALIAGWGVSSDGSGGITRPEVAGQRLAMERAYARARFGAGTVGYLEGHGTGTAVGDTTEIGAITATRTAADPAAPRAVLGTVKANIGHTKAAAGAAGLIKAVLAVHRRTIPPTTGCLDPHPALAEPGCAVRVTDRPEDWPADRPVRAGVSSMGFGGINAHIVIEDAGAGDTRADPRATALARSTQDAELLLFDAETVAELRAEVSAAVAVVRELSYANLADLAARLHDELTGAPVRGAVVAANPRQAARALTELAERIDAGAVRVVDDGMFLGESSVPPRIVFAFPGQGSGPTGGSALRRRFAEADRFHAALDLPVMADAGVSTAAAQPRIAADSAAALRVLTSLGVDADRAVGHSLGELTALHWAGVLDAAALVRIAAERGRLMTEASHGEGAMISVAAAPEEAKALCHHDSVVIAGLNAPRQTVLAGPAAAIGDVLAEAERRGVRATRLPVSHAFHSPQVAPAARLFTDFLSGEPLRAPRRRVISTVSAAPLTADTDLRDLLGRQVSSPVRFAEAIELAAGGADLIVEVGPGRVLSGLARETVPVPVVSTDAGGASMAGTLRAAAAAYVLGAPVRLGVLFEGRYAKPLPEHVSLLENPCETGAPDREPVALDEPEVAAPRAEPVPRNGNPVAGTVELIRGLAAERAELPVDAVDADSALLDELHLSSITVGQIVHDAVRARGLPAPAAPLNFATATVREIAQALEDLAETGVDAEPSPASAAGVAPWVRPFTVELEPAVREAVAVAKVDGAWELHAPPDHPVAGSLHRVVAGSGSGVMVCLPEHGGEDLSEVLAAAKTALAEQPKGTFLLVHHGSAAGAVAMAKSLALEAPALTVLVVEVPPVPEAAGWIAADVASASEGYTELRYDSTGARTKPVLRVLDLPEAPSEFPLDAGDVLLVTGGGKGITAECALDLAVRSGASVGLLGRSDPERDTELAENLRRFTAAGVPFRYLRADVADGAGVRSAVAELRTAFGQVTAVLHGAGRNSPRALSDVDDVELARTMAPKVSGLREVLDAVGAAELRLLVTFGSIIGRAGLAGEAHYAAANAALSAATEEFAREHPGCRCRAVEWSVWSGVGMGERLGVVESLRHNGITPVSADEGLALLRRLLAAERAAVTVVVAGRLGALPTVEVGGRELPLRRFADRVLVDYPGVELVTEAELSVAADPYLLDHELDGALLFPAVLGMEAMAQLACAVTGQTRPPWFTEVEFSRPIVAPHRGQVTVRTAALVTGPGVVEVVLRSAETGFQVDHFRATCRFTAPDDVSPEDAAGLPLLALDPSGELYGRTLFQGGRFQRLRGYRRVGATYATAELSDVDEETWFGRHLPAGLVLGSPGVRDAVMQAIQCCRPDQTLLPVGIERLRPGPLGSGSDRPLVLTGAERLRTAAEVVWDITVSDADGRVVEAWRGLRLRVVRTGEPWPLPVPLLGPYLERHVEERTGVSPRIALEPHPEDSDRPQWTSSAVGRLLGAPVVVSHRADGKPETPGGERISLAHGAGMTMAALDATCDVEPVVRRDAAVWRGLLGEYRYEVALRLARELGEDLSVAASRVWCAAECAQKAGHGPEEAFVIAESSVAGWAWFTAGTARIGTCSATVSPSGDAVVLAVRVAGAR, from the coding sequence ATGACCGACCGAAAACCAGGCAGGATCGCCGTCGTCGGCATGGCCTGCCGGTATCCCGACGCCGCTTCACCTGACGAACTCTGGCAGAACGTCCTGGCAGGCAGGCGGGCGTTCCGGTTGCTGCCGGACGGGCGCACCCCGCTGGCCGACTACTACTCCCCGGACCGCGACGCGCCGGACCGGTTCTACTCGCCCTACGCGGCATTGCTCGAAGGCTACGAGTTCGACCGGGTCGGCTACCGGATCGCCGGGAGTACCTACCGGTCCACCGACCTGACGCACTGGCTCGCACTGGACATGGCCGCCCGCGCGCTCGCCGACGCCGGTTTTCCTGACGGTGACGGCCTTCCGCGCGAGAACACCGCCGTGATCGTCGGCAACACGCTCACCGGCGAGTTCAGCAGGGCGAGCCTGCTGCGCCTGCGCTGGCCGTACGTCCGGCGCACCGTGGTGAGGGCGCTGCGCGAATCGTCCCTTGTGGACACCGGAGTGGACGAGTTCCTCGACGGCCTGGAATCGGCTTACAAGGCGCCCTTCCCGCCGGTGGGCGCGGACACGCTCGCCGGCGGGCTCGCCAACACCATCGCGGGGCGCATCTGCAACTACTTCGACCTCGGTGGCGGCGGGTACACAGTGGACGGTGCGTGCTCGTCGTCGCTGCTGTCGGTGGCGCACGCCTGCACCGCGCTCACCGCCGGCGACGCGGAGGTCGCCGTCGCCGGCGGCGTCGACCTGTCCATCGACCCGTTCGAGCTGGTCGGCTTCGCCAAGACCGGGGCGCTGGCCGCGGGCGAGATGCGCGTCTACGACCGCCGCTCCGCCGGGTTCTGGCCTGGTGAGGGCTGCGGAATGCTGGTGCTCACCACCGAGGAGGCGGCGCTGGCGCGCGGGCAGCGGGTCTACGCGCTGATCGCGGGCTGGGGCGTGTCCTCCGACGGCAGCGGCGGTATCACCAGGCCGGAGGTCGCCGGACAGCGCCTCGCGATGGAACGCGCCTACGCCAGGGCCAGGTTCGGTGCGGGCACCGTCGGCTATCTCGAAGGCCACGGGACCGGGACCGCGGTCGGCGACACCACGGAGATCGGCGCGATCACGGCGACCCGCACCGCGGCCGACCCGGCGGCGCCGCGCGCGGTGCTCGGCACCGTCAAGGCGAACATCGGGCACACCAAGGCGGCCGCGGGCGCGGCGGGGCTGATCAAGGCGGTGCTCGCGGTGCACCGGCGGACGATCCCGCCGACCACGGGCTGTCTCGATCCGCATCCCGCGCTGGCCGAGCCCGGCTGCGCGGTGCGGGTGACCGACCGGCCGGAGGACTGGCCAGCGGACCGCCCGGTGCGGGCGGGCGTGTCCTCCATGGGGTTCGGCGGGATCAACGCGCACATCGTCATCGAGGACGCCGGTGCGGGTGACACCCGTGCGGACCCGAGGGCGACCGCGCTCGCTCGGTCCACACAGGACGCCGAGCTGCTGCTGTTCGACGCGGAAACCGTCGCCGAACTGCGGGCCGAGGTTTCGGCGGCCGTCGCCGTGGTGCGCGAGCTGTCTTACGCCAACCTCGCCGATCTCGCCGCGCGGTTGCACGACGAACTGACCGGTGCGCCGGTGCGGGGCGCGGTGGTGGCGGCGAACCCGCGCCAGGCGGCCCGCGCGCTCACCGAACTCGCCGAACGGATCGACGCCGGTGCCGTGCGCGTCGTCGACGACGGGATGTTTCTCGGAGAATCGTCGGTACCACCACGGATCGTTTTCGCCTTTCCCGGGCAGGGTTCGGGGCCGACGGGCGGCAGCGCGCTGCGCCGCCGGTTCGCCGAGGCCGACCGCTTCCACGCCGCGCTGGACCTGCCCGTCATGGCGGATGCCGGGGTGTCCACCGCCGCCGCGCAGCCCCGCATCGCCGCCGATTCGGCGGCGGCGCTCCGGGTGCTCACGTCGCTCGGCGTCGATGCCGACCGGGCCGTCGGGCACAGCCTCGGCGAGCTGACCGCGCTGCACTGGGCCGGGGTGCTGGACGCGGCGGCGCTGGTCAGGATCGCGGCCGAACGCGGCAGGCTGATGACCGAGGCGAGCCACGGGGAGGGCGCGATGATCAGCGTCGCCGCCGCCCCGGAGGAGGCGAAGGCGTTGTGCCACCACGATTCCGTGGTGATCGCCGGGCTGAACGCGCCACGGCAGACCGTGCTCGCCGGGCCCGCCGCCGCGATCGGGGACGTCCTCGCCGAGGCGGAGCGGCGTGGCGTCCGGGCCACGCGCTTGCCGGTGTCCCACGCCTTCCACTCGCCGCAGGTGGCGCCTGCGGCACGGTTGTTCACCGATTTCCTGTCCGGTGAACCGCTTCGCGCCCCGCGGCGGCGGGTGATCTCGACGGTGTCCGCGGCGCCGCTGACCGCGGACACCGATCTGCGCGACCTGCTGGGACGGCAGGTGAGTTCGCCGGTGCGGTTCGCCGAGGCGATCGAACTGGCCGCCGGCGGGGCGGATCTGATCGTCGAAGTGGGGCCGGGGCGCGTGCTGTCCGGGCTGGCGCGGGAGACAGTGCCGGTTCCGGTGGTTTCGACCGACGCGGGCGGTGCGTCGATGGCGGGTACGCTCCGCGCGGCCGCCGCGGCTTACGTGCTCGGCGCGCCCGTCCGGCTCGGCGTGCTCTTCGAAGGACGCTACGCGAAACCGCTGCCGGAGCACGTCAGCCTGCTGGAAAACCCCTGCGAAACCGGGGCTCCCGACCGCGAGCCCGTCGCGCTCGACGAGCCGGAGGTAGCCGCGCCGCGGGCGGAACCGGTGCCGCGCAACGGAAATCCGGTGGCGGGCACCGTGGAGCTGATCCGCGGCCTCGCCGCCGAGCGTGCCGAGCTGCCGGTCGACGCCGTCGACGCGGACAGCGCGCTGCTGGACGAACTGCACCTGAGTTCGATCACGGTCGGCCAGATCGTGCACGACGCCGTCCGTGCGCGCGGGCTCCCCGCTCCGGCCGCGCCGCTGAACTTCGCCACCGCGACCGTGCGGGAAATCGCGCAGGCGCTGGAAGATCTCGCCGAGACGGGCGTCGATGCCGAGCCGTCACCGGCGTCCGCCGCCGGGGTGGCGCCGTGGGTGCGGCCCTTCACCGTCGAGCTGGAACCGGCTGTCCGCGAGGCGGTGGCCGTGGCCAAAGTGGACGGTGCGTGGGAACTGCACGCGCCGCCGGATCACCCGGTCGCGGGGTCATTGCACCGCGTGGTGGCGGGTTCGGGCAGCGGCGTCATGGTCTGCCTCCCCGAACACGGCGGGGAAGACCTCAGCGAAGTCCTCGCCGCCGCGAAGACGGCGCTGGCCGAGCAGCCGAAGGGCACGTTCCTCCTGGTGCACCACGGATCGGCGGCGGGCGCCGTGGCGATGGCGAAGAGCCTCGCGCTGGAGGCGCCCGCGTTGACCGTGCTGGTGGTCGAGGTCCCACCGGTGCCGGAGGCGGCGGGCTGGATCGCCGCCGACGTGGCGAGCGCGTCCGAGGGCTACACCGAACTGCGGTACGACAGTACGGGCGCGCGAACCAAGCCGGTGCTGCGCGTGCTGGACCTCCCCGAGGCTCCGTCGGAGTTCCCGTTGGATGCTGGCGATGTCTTGCTGGTGACCGGTGGCGGCAAGGGCATTACCGCCGAGTGCGCACTTGACCTCGCCGTCCGGAGCGGGGCGAGCGTCGGCCTGCTCGGCAGGTCCGATCCGGAGCGGGACACCGAACTGGCGGAGAACCTGCGCCGGTTCACCGCGGCCGGGGTGCCGTTCCGCTACCTGCGGGCGGACGTCGCCGACGGTGCCGGGGTGCGGTCGGCGGTGGCCGAACTGCGCACCGCGTTCGGGCAGGTCACCGCCGTGCTGCACGGCGCGGGCCGGAACTCGCCGCGCGCACTGTCCGATGTGGACGATGTCGAGCTGGCTCGCACGATGGCGCCGAAGGTATCGGGCCTGCGCGAAGTGCTGGACGCGGTCGGCGCCGCGGAGCTGCGGCTGCTGGTCACCTTCGGCAGCATCATCGGCAGGGCGGGCCTGGCAGGGGAAGCGCACTACGCCGCGGCGAACGCGGCACTGAGCGCGGCCACCGAGGAGTTCGCCCGCGAGCATCCCGGCTGCCGGTGCCGCGCGGTGGAATGGAGCGTCTGGTCCGGCGTCGGCATGGGCGAGCGGCTCGGCGTGGTGGAATCGTTGCGGCACAACGGGATCACTCCGGTCTCCGCGGACGAGGGGCTGGCGCTGCTGCGCCGCCTGCTCGCGGCCGAGCGGGCGGCGGTGACCGTCGTGGTCGCCGGGCGCCTCGGCGCGTTGCCGACCGTGGAGGTCGGCGGGCGGGAGCTGCCGCTGCGGCGGTTCGCCGACCGGGTGCTCGTCGACTACCCCGGGGTCGAACTGGTCACTGAGGCCGAGCTGTCCGTCGCGGCCGACCCCTACCTGCTCGACCACGAACTCGACGGCGCGCTGCTCTTCCCCGCGGTGCTCGGGATGGAGGCGATGGCGCAGCTCGCCTGCGCGGTGACCGGACAGACCCGGCCGCCCTGGTTCACCGAGGTGGAGTTCAGCCGTCCGATCGTCGCGCCGCACCGAGGGCAGGTCACCGTGCGCACGGCCGCACTGGTCACCGGGCCGGGAGTGGTGGAGGTGGTGCTGCGCAGCGCCGAAACCGGGTTCCAGGTCGACCACTTCCGGGCGACCTGCCGGTTCACCGCACCCGATGATGTTTCTCCCGAGGACGCCGCCGGGCTGCCGTTGCTCGCGCTGGACCCGTCAGGGGAGCTGTACGGGCGCACCCTTTTCCAGGGCGGGCGGTTCCAGCGGCTGCGCGGCTATCGGCGCGTCGGCGCGACCTACGCCACCGCCGAACTGTCCGATGTGGATGAGGAAACCTGGTTCGGCAGGCACCTCCCCGCCGGGCTCGTGCTCGGTTCGCCCGGTGTGCGCGACGCGGTCATGCAGGCGATCCAGTGCTGCCGTCCGGACCAGACGCTGTTGCCGGTCGGGATCGAGCGGCTGCGGCCCGGCCCGCTCGGCTCCGGATCGGACCGGCCGCTGGTGCTCACCGGGGCCGAGCGGCTGCGGACCGCGGCGGAAGTGGTCTGGGACATCACCGTGTCCGACGCCGACGGCCGGGTCGTGGAAGCGTGGCGGGGGCTGCGGTTGCGCGTGGTGCGCACCGGCGAGCCGTGGCCGCTCCCGGTGCCGCTGCTCGGGCCGTACCTGGAGCGGCACGTCGAGGAACGGACCGGCGTTTCGCCCAGGATCGCGCTGGAGCCGCATCCCGAGGACTCTGACCGTCCTCAATGGACTTCGTCGGCGGTCGGCCGCCTGCTCGGCGCGCCCGTCGTCGTGTCCCACCGGGCAGACGGGAAACCGGAAACCCCTGGCGGGGAACGGATATCGCTGGCACATGGGGCTGGGATGACGATGGCGGCGCTGGACGCGACGTGCGATGTCGAGCCGGTCGTCCGGCGGGACGCGGCGGTGTGGCGCGGCCTCCTCGGCGAGTACCGCTACGAGGTGGCGCTGCGGCTGGCCCGCGAACTCGGCGAGGACCTCTCGGTGGCCGCGAGCCGGGTGTGGTGCGCCGCGGAATGCGCGCAGAAGGCCGGGCACGGCCCGGAGGAAGCGTTCGTGATCGCGGAGTCGTCCGTCGCGGGCTGGGCGTGGTTCACCGCGGGAACGGCCAGGATCGGTACCTGCTCGGCCACCGTTTCGCCGTCCGGCGACGCCGTGGTGCTCGCGGTGCGAGTGGCCGGTGCGCGATGA
- a CDS encoding FAD-binding oxidoreductase: MPTSTNSAAMAEHRQAVEALRQSYRALPGDAPVRLVKKTSNLFRPRRAPDRASGLDVRHFDKVLHIDPDARTAEVQGMTTFEDLADATLAHGLLPPVVLDFKKITLGGGVVGTGAESSSFRSGLPHDQVREMEILTGDGRVVVATKDNEHADLFRGFPHSYGSLGYALRLKIDLEPAKPFVRLRHVRMDSIESWISALRRIAEDLAWDGEPVDFVDGVYFGPEAVYLVLADFTDRAPYRSDYTGGVYYRSIRRRGEDFLSTRDYLWRWDTDMYWTSRLFGLENPVLRRLWPSRARNADVLRRIQMFDRRFGLTSRVRRAVGRPFEWVLQDADLPAESVGEFMAFFDAEIGIKPVWLCPMRLREPISLYPMEPGKLYVSLGFWWLVPTSPDRPADHLNRLIERKIVELGGHKPLYSTAHYGEDEFWRQYGGDGAYWSLKDAYDAGRRLPDLYDKCVLAR, translated from the coding sequence GTGCCCACGTCCACGAACTCCGCCGCCATGGCGGAGCACCGGCAGGCCGTCGAGGCGCTGCGGCAGAGCTACCGCGCGCTGCCGGGGGACGCGCCGGTCCGCTTGGTCAAGAAGACCTCGAACCTGTTCCGCCCCCGCCGCGCACCGGACCGCGCGTCCGGCCTCGACGTGCGGCACTTCGACAAGGTGCTGCACATCGACCCGGACGCGCGCACGGCCGAAGTGCAGGGGATGACGACGTTCGAGGACCTCGCCGACGCGACACTCGCGCACGGCCTGCTCCCGCCGGTGGTACTCGACTTCAAGAAGATCACCTTGGGCGGGGGCGTGGTCGGCACCGGCGCGGAGTCCTCGTCGTTCCGCTCGGGCCTGCCGCACGACCAGGTGCGGGAGATGGAGATCCTCACCGGGGACGGCAGGGTAGTGGTGGCCACGAAGGACAACGAGCACGCTGACCTGTTCCGCGGTTTCCCGCACTCCTACGGATCGCTCGGGTACGCGCTCCGGTTGAAGATCGACCTGGAACCGGCGAAACCGTTCGTGCGGCTGCGGCACGTGCGGATGGACTCGATCGAAAGCTGGATCTCCGCGCTGCGGCGGATCGCCGAAGACCTCGCGTGGGACGGCGAACCGGTGGACTTCGTCGACGGTGTCTACTTCGGACCGGAAGCGGTCTACCTCGTGCTCGCCGATTTCACCGACCGCGCCCCGTACCGGTCGGACTACACCGGCGGCGTCTACTACCGGTCGATCCGGCGGCGCGGCGAGGACTTCCTGTCCACAAGGGACTACCTGTGGCGCTGGGACACCGACATGTACTGGACCTCGCGGCTGTTCGGCCTGGAGAACCCCGTGCTGCGGCGGTTGTGGCCGAGCCGCGCCCGCAACGCGGACGTGCTGCGCCGGATCCAGATGTTCGACCGCCGGTTCGGCCTCACCAGCCGGGTGCGGCGCGCGGTCGGCCGCCCGTTCGAATGGGTGCTGCAGGACGCCGACCTGCCCGCGGAGTCGGTGGGGGAGTTCATGGCGTTCTTCGACGCCGAGATCGGCATCAAACCGGTCTGGCTGTGCCCGATGCGGCTGCGCGAGCCGATTTCGCTCTACCCCATGGAACCGGGGAAGCTGTATGTCAGCCTCGGGTTCTGGTGGCTCGTGCCGACCAGCCCCGACCGCCCCGCCGACCACCTGAACCGGTTGATCGAGCGCAAGATCGTCGAACTCGGCGGGCACAAGCCGTTGTACTCCACCGCGCACTACGGCGAGGACGAGTTCTGGCGGCAGTACGGCGGTGACGGGGCCTACTGGTCGTTGAAGGACGCCTACGACGCCGGTCGCAGGCTGCCGGATCTGTACGACAAGTGCGTGCTGGCCAGGTGA